GGCCCTTGTTTTTATAGCACCGTGATGTACTCGCGCATTTTTAACGTTTTTAGTGTAAAACATCCCAGTACAATCATTTAGGATAACAATAATTCTTCCATGTTCAACAATTTTGCTATGCATACTTATTGATTGAAAAAGAGATTTAAATGAACTGTTAATAACTAAACTATGTCTTGTTAGagtgtaaatttgtattaagTACAAGTTATTATTGCATTAAAGCACAGTATTTAGGTAGAATGGAAGTCTATATACACCTCCAAGACAAGTTAAAAGATTGTTAACCACTTTGCGTCAGATAAAGTGTGTACAGGGCCAATTATTCAAGGCTTGCCTCTGGGGGTGTTTTCATGGAGCCCACTAGTTCACCCTTACAAAGAGGGGAAGAAGGTTCTGGAAATTATGCTCTGAATATCTCTGAAGTAAATTCAAAGCTGTCAATTTACTTACCAAAAAGCCCTTATAAAATGACCATTCAAGTCGCCCAAGTGCCAGTCACGGGTGATGGTCAAACAAGCAGTAGAACCAACGTACTGAGAACCACACAAATTGCAGCTAGGAGTTTTTTCAGTCCATTTTCCACAGATAAATTACGCTTCAGATTCTCCCAAAATACTTGAGGTGAAGTCTGGTAGTATAATGAACAGTCTAAATGAAGCTTAAGTAAAGTTGTTAAGTCAAAGGTACACAGGAGCAAAGAACTGTTGCATCAAAATACTATCCTCAAGGCAAGCAGTGAACTCACAAACCAAAATGGCATTGCTCAAAGGTCAACTGCTGTTGCATGGcacaaataatatacaaatgtaCAAAATCAACTGCTGTTGCATGACTTGCTTTTAACAATATTAGTCACAACATGTACATCTGTTTAAAAGGCTGAAGCTATGTGATGCCCTGTGGGTGCCTATGCTCACATTTCTCACAAGACAAAATCAAATCCGGTCGGGTGCGTATCATGagaacctttgtttttttgtctgcaTTAAGTCAGGGTTTGAATGTGgcaacagtaaaaaaaaatatatatatatttcacaAAGCTCCCAAAATTCCCAACAATAATACCATGCTGAGGCACAGACGTTGTTTTCGTAACACTGACACATAAGTGGTTAAAACAATTGGAACATGTTCAGCATTAGACACACACATTATTTACATTCAATTTCTTCTTTGAAGTTTATGCAACATAGTACATGAAGTTGTATTGCCTGAAGCCAGTGATTTTCAGATGGGATTACAGTGAATTTGCTTAGTAGTTTTAATGGGGTAAGTTTATGGCAAGTATTTGTAATATCAAGATGTTTGCAAGAAGGTCAAGTAATACTCCTAAAGCAATTTCATGATTGTTCGTGTTTCATTGACAGTAGGATTCAGCAATCTGGTTTTatcattttgttgaaataaatgtcaaaGGTAATCTTATGGGACCTATCTTGACATTTTaggtaaaaacaaacagttaagGAAAACCCCAGAGTTCTAAGTAAAAGAGTCAAGTTATGGTCAATGGAGCATAATTAACCATGGAGTTTCTTCTGTTGAAGAGATGGTTTTCTTAAAGATCCATTTGTAGATGAGTTTTGTACTTTAATCAATTCAATAAGTGATCATGTATTGAATCATTTGAAATCACAACATCCATTGTTTATTTAGATGTGATTGCCATATAGCATCATTGTAAACATCAATAGTGTCAAGATTAACTATATCTGTAAGAGCCCTTTTTGATATACATAGTTTATGTACagggctgtttttgtttttgtatttaaataaaaGTCAATTAACTTCCAAGACAGGTTAATTTGTTAACTGTACTTTGATTCCGAGTCTGACTAAGTGTTTGCTGCCTTCTTTGGGTTTGTATAATATCATGGGATGAATTTGAATAGCCATCATGATTGGGAAACAACACTTTGTAAGTACATTGTAGCATTCCTTAATTCACCATTACACAGACccatcccatgaaatatgcataTAATGTACATATTGATTAGCAGCTATACAGATAAGCAGTTACGAGACGCACAATCGCACATACAAAACAGCGCAATGTTCCCTCATATTgcaaaccaaaatgttagtgatCCCAACCATAGTGATCCTGACCATGGTGATCCTGACCATGGTGATCCTGACCATGGTGATCCTGACCATGGTGATCCTGACCATGGGGATCCTGACCATGGTGATCCTGACCATGGGGATCCTGACCATGGTGATCCCGACCATGGTGATCCCGACCATGGTGATCCCGACGACCATGGTGATCCTGACCATGGTGATCCCGACCATGGTGATCCCGACCATGGTGATCCCGACCATGGTGATCCCGACCATGGTGATCCCGACCATGGTGATCCCGACCATGGTGATCCCGACCATGGTGATCCCGACCATGGTGATCCCGACCATGGTGATCCCGACCATGGTGATCCTGACCATGGGGATCCTGACCATGGTGATCCTGACCATGGGGATCCCGACCATGGTGATCCCGACCATGGGGATCCCGACCATGGTGATCCCGACCATGGTGATCCCGACCATGGTGATCCCGACCATGGTGATTCCGACCATGGTGATCTTGACCATGGTGATCCCGACCATGGTGATCCTGACCATGGTGATCCCGACCATGGTGATCCCGACCATGGTGATCCTGACCATGGTGATCCTGACCATGGTGATCCCGACCATGGTGATCCCGACCATGGTGATCCTGACCATGGTGATCCTGACCATGGTGATCCCGACCATGGTGATCCTGACCATGGTGATCTTGACCATGGTGATCCCGACCATGGTGATCCTGACCATGGTGATCCTGACCATGGTGATCCTGACCTTT
This DNA window, taken from Asterias rubens chromosome 15, eAstRub1.3, whole genome shotgun sequence, encodes the following:
- the LOC117300256 gene encoding putative uncharacterized membrane protein YMR173W-A, with product MLVIPTIVILTMVILTMVILTMVILTMVILTMGILTMVILTMGILTMVIPTMVIPTMVIPTTMVILTMVIPTMVIPTMVIPTMVIPTMVIPTMVIPTMVIPTMVIPTMVIPTMVIPTMVILTMGILTMVILTMGIPTMVIPTMGIPTMVIPTMVIPTMVIPTMVIPTMVILTMVIPTMVILTMVIPTMVIPTMVILTMVILTMVIPTMVIPTMVILTMVILTMVIPTMVILTMVILTMVIPTMVILTMVILTMVILTFKNYTKLNLLESNCLLFNQAN